cTGCAAGCATGCTTACACAAACTAGGAAGCAACTTAGCATTGGAACAATTATGTAATCACACCACAGTGAGGTATACATGAGTTGAAACACAAACATTGAGGCAATGTGTCATATGAAAgctttttcaaacttttttctGATCCTAGCTTATTTTTACCTAAAGGAAAGTGTATTACTGCTACAACAGGACATTATCTGAGGTAGTGGCAGCATGTCTGCAGTTACATGCATCCTCATGAGAGTAAATGTTTAGAGATCCAGTCAACAAATCTGCCGACGTTAGCGTAGACACCAGGCTTGTACTTCTTGCCGCAGCCGTCACCCCAGCTCACAACACCAACAACATAGTGGGTGCCATTATGCTCACACACCAGAGGGCCGCCGGAGTCGCCCTGCaggggacagagaggaggataaGTTATTGTCATGATGAGCACTGTCAAAAGGAATATTTAAATAAGAGATCACAGCAGTCACAGACCTGGCAGGAGTCAACACCTCCTCCCATGTTGCCTGCACAGAACATGCTGTCGTCCAGAGAGTCTCCGTAAACATGGGGAGCTTTACACTTCTCCTGGGAGATCAGGAGAACACGAGCATCCAGCAGCTGGTTGGTACCGTACCTCTCTGAGACGGACAGAGTAGCATTAGACATTAGAGTGTGATGTGCAAATGCATCCAAAGACCCTTCTTGTAGTTATTATACAgtatgtctctttgcagttccttcaCATCTCTttagcctcgtttccaccaagcagtacagtacagttcagtttgataagctttttttccagtttccactgtgaaaagttgtgaatGGTACCACTGGAACTGTTCATACCGTCCCCacttttggtcccccctctgttagggtacctagcacacagatgtggtactaaaaggtggagctgtggacacTGCAGTCAGTAGCAGACGGTCACTTTACCCTGTAGGCCCGTTTAGTAATCATCTCATCAACTCATCCATGCTAATGAGTatttaatgtaataatatttttGGCATCACTTTGTTCTCAGTCAGTTTAATAATACAGCACTTGAAATGACACACTTCAGTGACCAAGTAGGAATAAATTACCCTGTTTTCCGATGTAAATGCGTGATATAGGCCTAGGTGAATCGGATGAAAATCCGTGAGCTGCCaaagttcaaaactttttccattttattggTTTAATCTCACAACTGGtctgttcttttttattttagagtCCTCAAACTGCTTATTCTGCACAGTTCAGTTGCCTCAGTGCAAATCAAATATACTTAAATGTCTTCTGACTAAATACCAGCAACCGGTTTACAGCCACTGATCCGTTAACTCATACTGGTTGTTGTGTTATGACTTGTTGTTAAGCAGTCTGAGCAGATTGAAATGATACATACGTGTTTCAGTTACGCCCCATCCTGAGATCACACACTCTGTCCCGCTGTTGAAGGACTGGTTTGGCAGGCAGGCTGTCTTCACAAAGCGGGTTTCTTTGGCACAGTACGGTCTGTCTGTGACTCTCAGCTGAAGCATGGCTGCACAGGAGAGCCACAGAACAAAGAACAGCATGTCagtatatttcattttcattttaactcagTAAAAAAGTGAACAGCTGCTGACTTTGCTCCTCACCAACATCATTGTAAAGAGCAAACGGGCTCTGTCTGTACTGCTCATGCACGATGGCCCTCTCCACAGGGATGACCTGATCGAACACCTCATTCTTCTCTATGTCCACTCCACCCAGCACCACCTGCATATCCAATCCGCTTTTACTGGACATACACAGAGAGGTAAATGAAGGTCATGTGAATGTGTCCATGTACAAATGCACATCTGCTTCTatgcatgggcagattatgagacaattggcccctgggcacaggcATGCAAAAGACCCCACCTCCTCTCCTACATAGAAGACACAGAATTTCTGGAGATTTTGCCccttttttatttgttctgaGTCTCGTTTTAGTCGTCATACActtttttgtgtatctttggggtcattttgcatcactttgtggttgttttttgtccctctgtagtcatgtgtgtctctttttggtcattttgtgtctatttgtggcTCCTTTGCAtgtccttgttgttgttttgtgtctttttaaaggtcagtttgtgtctctttgagatataTTTGTGCCTTTGTTGgttcctttgtgtctctttgtcgtcctttagtgtctttttgtagttcctttgcatgtctttgtggtctttctgtgtctctttgtggtcattttgtatctttttgtagtcttttttgtctctttgtggtctctctgtgtctcttgttgtcattttgtgtctctttgtggtcatttcgtgtctctttgtggtctttctgtgtctctttgtggtctcaATGTGTCTCtagttgtctttttgtgtctctttgtggtctttctgtgtctcttgtggtctttttgtgtctctttgtggtctttctgtgtctcgtgtctctttgtggtctctCTGTGTcgcttgttgtcattttgtgtctctttgtggtctttctgtgtctcttgtggtcttttgtgtctctttgtggtctctCTGTGTcgcttgttgtcattttgtgtctctttgtggtctttctgtgtctctttggggcAATTTCGTGTCTCTTTAAGGTCGGTACATGTTAACTAAGTGATATTTAGCAGGTGACAAAGGGGGCCCTGACACTTTAGGCCCCTGgtcctgtgcccagtaggcccgtccagtaatccatccatgccaCTATGTACCAAAACAGCAATGGAGCTTACATGCAGTGTGCAGCTGTAAGCACCCAGCAGGACTGGATGAGGATGCCTCCACAGATGTGGCTGAAGGGCCCTGAGGAGCCTTTGGATCTGGTCTGCAGGGAAACCTGCCAAGGATGAGCTCCAGGAAGAGATTTCTTTCCTCCGAAGATCCTGGCTGAGCGGCCGGGCTGCGGCTTCCCACACTGGGAGAACTGGGCAGCAGCGACATCCGGCTTGGCTGGAGTTTGATCGGTTTCATGGATGGTTGGTGGGGTGGCTGGAGCTGGGAGGGATGGAAAATCACAATGAGAGTTGTGGAGGCAAAGATcaatctgtgagtgtgtgcatgtgtgtgttttttacctCCTGAACATTTCCTAACTGTACAATAGTTCCACTTCAGTTTGCCGTCTTTATTAATGAAGCACCAGGGCTGATCATCTCCATCAGGGTTCCTTGAAGAGACAGAGATtttaaaacacatattaaaaagCTCGTCATCAACATATAATGTTACAAGttttacaaaaacacatcagcaaACACAACGTTTTGTTTGAGTCTGTACCATATGCAGTATGTCCCTCACCTCACATGTACTGCATCCACATAAGAACACAAACATGGTTACATCAGCAGTAGGTACATATGCAGTATTTGCACAAGATGAGTCTTCACCTGCAGTAATTGTGTGGTCCGATTCCATCGAAGCCTGCGTACTCTTTGAAGGGATCTCCCCCTTTCTGTACGATGAAATAGGAATTCCAGTCCAGACACTCTTCCCCTTCAACTGTCACACTCACCATGCCCCGGTAAAACTCTCCATCCTCTTGGTAACAGTCGTTTGGTCCTAGaagataatatttattttatttatttccatgtgATAGCTGGGATGTTAGAGGAAGAACGTTGGTTTTAAGGTGTGATTTAATTTAGGAGAGTGAGAGGTTTGTATTTACCAACTTCGCAGAACTTCCCAGTATATCCATGAGGGCAGGAGCACTGGAAGGAGGACCGTTTGGGACCCTTCAAGCAGGAGCCTCCATTCTGACAAGGGTTGGGCCTGCAGGGAGACGCTGTGAACGCAGGCAAGAAGAACAGCTGCTGTCCAGTGCAAAGGACTCAATGCAGTAAGGAGAACTTTagactgatttttaaaaatcaataacaTGATATTCAATAACAGAATTCCATAAAAGCAGACCTTTGTTGCAGTTGGGTGGTTTGTAAGGGGGCTTGCACTTGCACTCATAGAATGGAGCAGTAGATGTGATGACACAGCTTCCACGTCCACATTTCACGTTCTTGCAAACATCTTTCACTGAAAAACACATGGTGCattcatttaatttagtttagatCTAATTTTGGCTTAGTGCATAGTACAGGCCTGCTGCCACACCTAAccaatgtgatttgtgttgtgTGCTGCTGACCACCTGCTTAACATTAACAGTCTGCAAGGTACATTAACATCTTTACACAATGCTTTTTTAGGCTGCTTCATGTTTTGCTTTCTTCTGTTCTAACTTTAGATGTTGGGTATTTTATTGCTGATTTAATGACTAATTTAACATCTCACAAAGGGATAGCAGTTTAGTCAAGTAGGTCATGTCCCTGGATCAGCATCCAACATCATGTTCCTGGACCTAGATTGCAATCAACAAGAGTGAAGCTAAGTTTTCCAAATTGAAGTTAGTGCAGTTGAACGTAATCCtctaacactgaacaaaaacttGTACGCCTCTGCCTATGTTGGCTATGCTAATGAGTAAACTTGCCAATAGACGGGAATATTGTGAGCTAGCTTGCAAGGTAGGTGGTAGGtatgctatgctaacaagtgCGCTTCCCAATAGACTAGAATATTAGCAAAaaagcttgctaactaggtatgctatgctaacaagtaaccTTGCCAGTATGCTCGAATATTAGCAAAATAGCTTGTTAACTAGATTGGCTATGCGCTAATAAGTATACTTGCCAATAGAGGAGAATATTaacgagctagctagctaagtaGGTATGTCAGGCTAACAAGTGAGCTTTCcaattttttctctttttttccaaattttttttttttttttttaagtaaaaagtaactaggtaggctatgctaacaagtaaccTTGCCAATATGCTACAATATTTGCAAgatagcttgctaactaggttggcTATGCTAATGAGTGAACTTGCCAATAAACAAGaatattagcaagctagctggCTAAGTAGGtatgctatgctaacaagtgAGCTTCCCAATAGGCTAGAATattagcgagctagcttgctaactaggtggGCGATGCTAACAAGTAACCTTGCTAGTATGCTAGAATATTAGCAGgatagcttgctaactaggttggcTATGCTAATGGGTAAACTTGCCAATAGACGAGAATATTAATaagctagcttgctaagtacatatgctatgctaacaagtaaccTTGTCAGTAGGCTAGAATATTAGCAAAATACCTTGCTAAATAGGTTGGCTATgctaatttaattcaattttcaattctagttacaaagcccaatatcacaaatcacagtttgcctcagagggctttacagcaaaATCGCATTAACTAGGTTGACTATGCTACTGAGTAAACCTGCCAATAGATGAGAATattagcgagctagcttgctAGGTAGGTATGCTATGCTGACAGGTAAGATTGACAGGTATGGATAAAAGCATTTTTCAGTTGCAAATTCCTGCAATTAACACATTTTA
The nucleotide sequence above comes from Epinephelus lanceolatus isolate andai-2023 chromosome 21, ASM4190304v1, whole genome shotgun sequence. Encoded proteins:
- the LOC117247397 gene encoding factor VII-activating protease-like, giving the protein MAGVYTNMLCFTALLLQLCALIALGQDYVYTETDGTGAYEYYYDYTTDSPAGDFDLNLDDWLYELVDFADECDPNPCLNGGICNHAADGSFKCLCPEPYTGKKCQTVKDVCKNVKCGRGSCVITSTAPFYECKCKPPYKPPNCNKASPCRPNPCQNGGSCLKGPKRSSFQCSCPHGYTGKFCEVGPNDCYQEDGEFYRGMVSVTVEGEECLDWNSYFIVQKGGDPFKEYAGFDGIGPHNYCRNPDGDDQPWCFINKDGKLKWNYCTVRKCSGAPATPPTIHETDQTPAKPDVAAAQFSQCGKPQPGRSARIFGGKKSLPGAHPWQVSLQTRSKGSSGPFSHICGGILIQSCWVLTAAHCIKSGLDMQVVLGGVDIEKNEVFDQVIPVERAIVHEQYRQSPFALYNDVAMLQLRVTDRPYCAKETRFVKTACLPNQSFNSGTECVISGWGVTETQRYGTNQLLDARVLLISQEKCKAPHVYGDSLDDSMFCAGNMGGGVDSCQGDSGGPLVCEHNGTHYVVGVVSWGDGCGKKYKPGVYANVGRFVDWISKHLLS